The following proteins come from a genomic window of Arcobacter arenosus:
- the gabT gene encoding 4-aminobutyrate--2-oxoglutarate transaminase, with protein sequence MKKTVNKDLQERKNKVFARGQGNAYSNFVKEAKNAEVWDVEGNRFIDFGSGIAVCNTGHSHPKIIEAVKNQIENFSHTCVMVNPYEVAVELAEKLTALAPGESEKKAIFVTTGAEAVENCVKIARAHTGRRGVIAFNGGFHGRTNMTMALTGKTMPYKKGFGPFPAEIYHLPYPTKLNGTSVKDTLTALKNLFKVDILPEDVAAIIIEPIQGEGGFYQTPVELLQELRRICDENGIVLIIDEIQTGFARTGKMFNIEYAGIEPDLMTMAKGIAGGYPLSAVVGKAEIMDSPIPGGLGGTYGGSPVGCAAGLAVLEIIEEEDLINRANQIGDIFNRRLNELKDKYPALISDVRNKGAMIALELMIDGDIENPNAELTKAITAKAAEYGLILLACGFNANVIRFLPALTMSDEIVNEGIDKFIDLFESLVQN encoded by the coding sequence ATGAAAAAAACGGTTAACAAAGATTTGCAAGAAAGAAAAAACAAAGTTTTTGCTAGAGGGCAAGGAAATGCTTATTCAAACTTTGTTAAAGAAGCTAAAAATGCAGAAGTATGGGATGTTGAAGGGAATAGATTTATTGACTTCGGTTCTGGAATCGCAGTGTGTAATACAGGACACTCACATCCAAAAATTATTGAAGCTGTAAAAAATCAAATTGAGAATTTTTCTCATACATGTGTTATGGTTAACCCATATGAAGTTGCTGTTGAATTAGCTGAAAAATTAACTGCCTTAGCTCCAGGGGAAAGTGAAAAGAAAGCTATTTTTGTAACAACTGGTGCTGAAGCTGTTGAAAACTGTGTAAAAATTGCTAGAGCTCATACAGGAAGAAGAGGTGTGATTGCATTTAATGGTGGTTTTCATGGTAGAACTAATATGACTATGGCTCTTACAGGGAAAACTATGCCTTATAAAAAAGGATTTGGACCATTTCCTGCTGAAATATATCACTTACCATATCCAACAAAACTTAATGGTACTAGCGTTAAAGATACTTTAACTGCATTAAAAAACCTATTTAAAGTTGATATTTTACCTGAAGATGTTGCTGCAATTATTATTGAACCAATTCAAGGTGAAGGTGGATTCTACCAAACTCCAGTAGAACTATTACAAGAGCTTAGAAGAATTTGTGATGAAAATGGAATTGTATTAATTATTGATGAGATTCAAACAGGATTTGCTAGAACAGGGAAAATGTTCAATATTGAATATGCTGGAATTGAACCAGATTTAATGACTATGGCAAAAGGTATAGCTGGTGGTTATCCATTATCAGCAGTAGTTGGAAAAGCTGAAATTATGGATTCTCCAATCCCTGGTGGATTAGGTGGAACATATGGTGGTTCTCCAGTTGGTTGTGCAGCAGGACTTGCAGTATTAGAGATTATTGAAGAGGAAGATTTAATCAATAGAGCAAATCAAATTGGAGATATTTTCAATAGAAGATTAAACGAATTAAAAGATAAATACCCAGCATTAATTTCAGATGTAAGAAATAAAGGGGCAATGATTGCTTTAGAACTTATGATTGATGGTGATATTGAAAATCCAAATGCAGAGCTTACAAAAGCAATCACTGCAAAAGCAGCAGAATATGGACTTATTCTTTTAGCTTGTGGATTTAATGCAAATGTAATTAGATTCTTACCTGCTTTAACTATGAGTGATGAAATAGTAAATGAAGGTATTGACAAATTCATCGATTTATTTGAAAGTTTAGTACAAAATTAA
- a CDS encoding TRAP transporter substrate-binding protein gives MKLFSSIKKSLMTTSIVALLGIMGLVDTASAAQNWRFSNLYGRGTAFGDLYQQLAKDIEKNTNGEVKVQVLFSGEGVGTSGLLGATKSGLITMAAPFQSMHAGELPAGVVEIGLPGGTADTDDLYKLFHEDGWDKILKKAYGSQGLVWLEPYIQPPVYIITKKPIESVADFQGLKIRAPGAYGKFLRNLGASPVSLAWSEIYTSLATGVIDGSIGSNMIDHRDGNHVEVAKYMYKLPLAGAQVLPIVVNRNAWNKLSDAAKKGVYDATVAHAKAQLTMSKKWESEAIAQMEAKGLKWSPEPSEADKAAWAKAGAGLWDEYASKDKYSKELIDVLKNRQAK, from the coding sequence ATGAAATTATTTTCGAGTATAAAGAAAAGTTTAATGACAACATCTATTGTTGCATTATTAGGTATTATGGGACTTGTTGACACTGCATCTGCAGCACAAAACTGGAGGTTTTCAAACCTTTATGGAAGAGGAACAGCATTTGGTGATTTATATCAACAATTAGCTAAAGATATTGAAAAAAATACAAATGGTGAAGTAAAAGTTCAAGTTCTATTCTCAGGTGAAGGTGTTGGAACTTCAGGTCTTTTAGGTGCTACTAAATCTGGACTTATTACTATGGCAGCTCCATTTCAATCAATGCATGCTGGTGAGTTACCTGCAGGTGTAGTTGAAATTGGTTTACCAGGTGGTACAGCAGATACTGATGATTTATATAAACTTTTCCACGAAGATGGTTGGGATAAAATTCTTAAAAAAGCATACGGTTCTCAAGGTTTAGTATGGTTAGAGCCATATATTCAACCACCAGTATATATTATTACTAAAAAACCAATTGAATCAGTTGCTGATTTCCAAGGTTTAAAAATTAGAGCTCCAGGTGCATATGGTAAATTCTTAAGAAACTTAGGTGCTTCTCCTGTTTCATTAGCTTGGAGTGAAATCTATACAAGTTTAGCAACTGGTGTTATTGATGGTTCTATTGGTTCAAACATGATTGACCACAGAGATGGAAACCACGTTGAAGTTGCAAAATATATGTATAAATTACCATTAGCTGGTGCACAAGTTTTACCAATCGTTGTTAATAGAAATGCATGGAATAAATTAAGTGATGCAGCTAAAAAAGGTGTTTATGATGCAACTGTAGCTCATGCAAAAGCTCAATTAACTATGTCTAAAAAATGGGAATCTGAAGCAATTGCTCAAATGGAAGCAAAAGGTTTAAAATGGTCTCCAGAGCCTTCTGAAGCTGATAAAGCTGCATGGGCAAAAGCAGGTGCTGGTCTTTGGGATGAATATGCATCAAAAGACAAATACAGCAAAGAGTTAATTGATGTATTAAAAAACAGACAAGCTAAGTAA
- a CDS encoding TRAP transporter small permease subunit: protein MLKKFLQKFCITIDTIIMLLGKGASFLMPVLAFIVSYEVVARYLFDAPTIWAYDLSLFLFGYIAALGGAYAQQKRSHINVDILYLLVSPKVKNIFNIISFSLGVFFLVIVFKMGLLKFNEALEFDYRRQSEWAPVMWHFWLMLCVASSVFAIQLIRDIIEEGYHLFTGSPLLEKDMQND from the coding sequence ATGTTAAAAAAATTCCTACAAAAATTTTGCATTACAATCGATACGATTATAATGTTGTTAGGAAAGGGGGCATCATTTTTGATGCCCGTACTTGCCTTTATCGTGTCCTACGAAGTTGTTGCAAGATATTTATTTGATGCACCAACAATTTGGGCTTATGACTTATCCTTATTTCTATTTGGATATATAGCAGCTTTAGGAGGAGCTTATGCTCAACAAAAAAGATCTCATATTAATGTAGATATTTTATATTTATTAGTTTCTCCTAAGGTTAAAAACATCTTCAACATCATCTCTTTTTCACTAGGTGTGTTTTTCCTAGTTATTGTTTTTAAAATGGGTTTATTAAAGTTTAATGAGGCTTTAGAGTTTGATTATAGAAGACAAAGTGAATGGGCACCTGTAATGTGGCACTTCTGGCTAATGCTATGTGTTGCAAGTTCTGTGTTTGCCATTCAATTAATTAGAGATATTATTGAAGAGGGATATCACCTTTTTACAGGTTCTCCTTTACTTGAGAAGGATATGCAAAATGATTAG